A genomic window from Populus nigra chromosome 7, ddPopNigr1.1, whole genome shotgun sequence includes:
- the LOC133698453 gene encoding uncharacterized protein LOC133698453: MASICNSLSLAPKSSFKPSPLFSASISTSWSPKTRPTTPLSSSSSSTRSVKDDPKSPEPISIDNLHRFFDLSIGKWHGSFHQFDAKGKLMQKVSTKLAASSYGEDELISLIQTLYIKQSPSSTSISRHDEEPEWAEYKIKETNMFTADKYQQIAFFPNERAFSLRYQTAGMLETVLRQGVLGEDDTGEESPKNLKLPSRRPSIVCENCLYSQEKDRRARAFHIMDPKGILEMLLIFLEDRGDGVPFHPSLESNSDSPNRILPLLGKWKGHSQTKRSGVYGATIAEADTIAWLEMDGKGQLIQDISSTSDGGDVTTNVHWTGTRSDDLITFDGGYQITLLPGGMYMGCPSDISKNVAESKSFHLEFCWLESPEKRQRLVRTYDVEGLAVSSTYFSETKM, encoded by the exons ATGGCTTCTATTTGCAATTCCCTATCACTCGCtcccaaatcatctttcaaaccAAGCCCACTCTTTTCTGCTTCCATCTCCACTTCTTGGAGCCCCAAAACCCGACCTACCACCCCtctctcttcctcctcctcctcaacaAGAAGTGTTAAAGATGACCCTAAATCCCCAGAACCCATCAGCATTGACAATCTACACCGTTTTTTTGACCTTAGCATAGGCAAATGGCACGGTTCTTTCCAt CAATTTGATGCAAAAGGAAAATTGATGCAAAAAGTGAGCACAAAGCTTGCAGCAAGCTCTTACGGTGAAGATGAACTCATTAGTCTCATTCAAAC GCTATACATAAAACAATCTCCATCAAGCACCTCAATCTCTAGACATGATGAGGAGCCAGAATGGGCAgaatacaaaatcaaagaaaccAATATGTTCACTGCAGATAAATATCAACAG ATTGCCTTTTTCCCCAATGAGAGGGCTTTTTCTCTAAGGTACCAGACAGCTGGCATGTTAGAAACTGTGTTAAGGCAAGGGGTGCTGGGTGAAGATGATACTGGAGAAGAATCACCAAA AAACCTCAAGCTTCCTTCTCGTCGGCCTTCTATTGTTTGTGAGAATTGCCTATATTCACAAGAGAAAGACAGACGAGCAAGAGCCTTTCATATCATGGACCCGAAAGGCATTTTGGAAATGCTTCTTATCTTCCTTGAGGATAGAGGTGATGGGGTGCCTTTTCATCCTTCACTTGAAAGTAACAGT GATAGCCCAAACAGGATCTTACCATTACTTGGAAAGTGGAAAGGTCATTCTCAAACAAAACGTAGTGGTGTTTATGGAGCAACAATTGCTGAAGCCGATACGATTGCTTGGCTTGAAATGGATGGTAAGGGTCAGCTTATTCAG gaTATTTCTTCCACATCGGATGGAGGTGATGTTACAACTAATGTGCATTGGACTGGTACCAGATCAGATGACTTGATCACATTTGATGGAGGATACCAAATTACATTATTGCCTGGAGGCATGTACATGGGGTGCCCTTCTGATATTTCTAAGAACGTGGCAGAGTCTAAGTCGTTTCATCTGGAGTTCTGCTGGCTTGAATCACCTGAGAAGAGACAAAGACTGGTTAGAACCTACGATGTAGAAGGCTTGGCTGTCTCATCAACTTATTTTTCTGAAACAAAAATGTGA
- the LOC133698995 gene encoding cell division topological specificity factor homolog, chloroplastic-like: MAMPGYLFRFSTNAALMSSNLPFGSSISSSSKVGFKGHTCLGSTSWSCSDTKCYRNQSFGITGQNELITESVRQEAEGFLLNAMNMSFFERLNLAWKILFPSFATRSKSNANIAKQRLKMILFSDRCAVTDEAKQKIVSNVMNTLSDFVEIDSQDKVQLSVSTDSDLGTIYSITVPVRRVKPGYHDEEDLEANIQYKGT, from the exons atggcAATGCCTGGGTATCTTTTTAGGTTCTCTACAAATGCAGCATTAATGAGTTCCAATCTCCCTTTTGGAAGCTCCATTTCTTCATCCTCCAAG GTAGGATTTAAGGGTCACACTTGTTTAGGATCTACTAGCTGGTCCTGCAGTGACACCAAGTGTTATCGCAACCAGTCTTTTGGGATTACTGGGCAGAATGAGCTCATTACTGAATCTGTAAGGCAAGAGGCTGAGGGCTTTCTCCTCAATGCTATGAACATGAGCTTCTTTGAGCGTCTAAATTTGGCATGGAAGATATTGTTCCCATCTTTTGCAACAAGAAGCAAGTCAAATGCAAACATTGCCAAGCAACGGTTGAAGATGATTCTCTTCTCTGATAGATGTGCAGTCACTGATGAGGCAAAGCAGAAGATTGTGAGTAACGTTATGAATACTCTATCCGATTTTGTGGAGATAGACTCACAGGATAAAGTCCAGCTTAGTGTCTCAACAGATTCAGATTTGGGGACCATCTACTCTATCACAGTTCCGGTCCGGCGTGTTAAGCCTGGGTATCATGATGAGGAAGATCTTGAGGCTAATATTCAGTACAAGGGCACTTGA
- the LOC133699957 gene encoding probable WRKY transcription factor 3, translating to MAEKQENPKTAAPAKPTITLPPRPSMETLFTGGLSPGPMTLVSSFFADTPYPESDYPSFSQLLAGAMASPIARPAFFTDNLIPNNNNTNTNTNTNTNTNTNTNTTTTAIPSSKEDGINSNSNLGFKPSRPTNLVVARSPLFTVPPGLSPSGLLDSAFFSPRSPFGMSHQQALVQVTAQAALFAQSQMHMQAQYQPSSVTAAKELLTQYPSFNPGEALQQQQLMPPSTSDAQNSMVEPSEFSHSERKYQPLAGDKPTDDGYNWRKYGQKPIKGSEYPRSYYKCTHLNCPVKKKVERSSDGQITEIIYKGQHNHDQLNKLSKDGDDSNRSIHSQSKPEVVSQAHAGNVNKLTETLPAHSVTRRDQESTQADPSEPPGSSDNEEAGNAAVQEEEWGDDEPIPKRRQIDVVTSEVTLPHKTITEPKIIVQTRSEVDLLDDGYRWRKYGQKVVKGNPHPRSYYKCTGAGCNVRKHVERAAADPKAVITTYEGKHNHDVPAARNSSHNTANTNAAPLKPQKVVAEKHPLLKGMDFGNNNQRPLLLQLKEEKIAV from the exons atggCAGAGAAACAAGAAAACCCTAAAACAGCAGCCCCAGCAAAGCCTACAATAACTCTTCCACCAAGACCATCTATGGAGACCCTTTTCACAGGTGGTCTAAGTCCTGGTCCTATGACTCTAGTCTCCAGTTTCTTCGCCGACACGCCCTACCCTGAATCTGATTATCCTTCTTTCTCTCAACTTCTTGCTGGTGCTATGGCTTCTCCAATTGCCAGGCCTGCTTTTTTCACTGACAATTTAATacccaacaacaataatactaatactaatactaatactaatactaatactaatactaatactaatactaCCACTACTGCTATTCCTTCTTCAAAAGAAGATGGTATTAATAGCAATAGCAATCTGGGTTTTAAGCCAAGTAGGCCTACGAATTTGGTGGTGGCTCGCTCTCCATTGTTTACTGTCCCTCCTGGCTTGAGCCCTTCTGGTTTGCTTGACTCTGCCTTCTTTTCTCCTCGG AGTCCCTTTGGAATGTCCCATCAGCAGGCCTTGGTGCAGGTTACAGCTCAAGCTGCATTATTTGCCCAATCTCAAATGCATATGCAAGCTCAATATCAGCCTTCTTCAGTAACAGCAGCTAAAGAGTTGTTGACACAATATCCATCCTTTAACCCTGGTGAAGCtttgcaacagcagcagctgaTGCCACCCTCAACCTCTGATGCACAGAATTCCATGGTGGAACCATCAGAGTTTTCTCATTCTGAAAGGAAATACCAACCTCTTGCTGGTGATAAACCTACTGATGATGGTTACAACTGGCGTAAATATGGTCAAAAGCCTATCAAAGGTAGTGAATATCCAAGAAGCTACTACAAATGTACACATCTAAATTGCCCAGTAAAAAAGAAGGTTGAGCGTTCCAGTGATGGCCAAATAACTGAAATCATCTACAAAGGTCAGCACAACCACGATCAACTCAACAAGCTTTCAAAAGATGGCGATGATTCAAATCGAAGTATTCATTCTCAGTCTAAGCCTGAAGTTGTTTCACAAGCTCATGCTGGTAATGTAAACAAGTTGACTGAAACATTACCTGCTCATTCAGTAACTAGGAGGGATCAGGAATCTACTCAAGCAGATCCCTCAGAGCCACCTGGATCAAGTGACAATGAGGAAGCAGGTAATGCAGCTGTGCAAGAAGAAGAGTGGGGTGATGATGAGCCAATCCCAAAGAGAAG GCAAATAGATGTTGTGACATCTGAGGTGACTTTACCACACAAGACCATCACAGAACCAAAAATCATCGTCCAAACTAGAAGTGAAGTTGATCTTTTGGATGATGGCTACAGGTGGCGCAAATATGGCCAGAAGGTGGTCAAAGGGAATCCTCATCCAAG GAGCTATTACAAATGCACCGGTGCAGGATGCAATGTTCGTAAGCATGTTGAGAGGGCCGCAGCTGATCCCAAAGCTGTCATAACTACATATGAGGGAAAGCATAACCATGATGTCCCTGCGGCTAGAAACAGCAGCCATAACACAGCCAACACTAATGCAGCACCATTGAAACCTCAAAAGGTGGTGGCTGAGAAGCATCCCTTGCTCAAAGGAATGGATTTTGGCAACAATAACCAGAGACCACTGCTTCTACAactaaaagaagagaaaattgcCGTATAA